A stretch of the uncultured Cohaesibacter sp. genome encodes the following:
- a CDS encoding MoxR family ATPase, with protein MLVDALRDQMNKQIVGQKQFVDRLLLGLFGDGHILLEGAPGLAKTKAVNALAELIEGEPCRVQFTPDLLPSDLTGTEIYRPEKGTFEFHSGPLFHNLILADEINRAPAKVQSALLEAMAERQVTVAGQTYRLPELFMVMATQNPIEQEGTYPLPEAQLDRFMLHVKIDFPSPEAEREVLKIVRGEAMAQTVKSSFRVSQREIFDARQAALKTHVSDALTDYIIQLIQATRHPQMYGDDLAHQISYGASPRSTIALDRCARVHAWMNGADFATPSDVQAVLHDVLRHRIILSFEAEAEGRTADAFIDALIDRVPVA; from the coding sequence GCGATGGGCATATTCTGCTCGAAGGCGCACCGGGCCTTGCCAAGACGAAGGCCGTCAATGCTTTGGCGGAACTGATTGAAGGCGAGCCATGCCGTGTGCAGTTCACCCCGGACTTGCTTCCAAGCGACCTGACAGGCACGGAAATCTACCGCCCTGAAAAAGGCACTTTCGAGTTTCACTCCGGTCCGTTGTTTCACAACCTGATCCTGGCCGACGAAATCAACCGTGCACCGGCCAAGGTGCAGTCAGCGCTGCTTGAAGCCATGGCCGAGCGTCAGGTGACGGTGGCTGGCCAAACCTACCGCCTGCCGGAGCTTTTCATGGTGATGGCGACCCAGAACCCGATTGAGCAGGAAGGCACCTATCCCCTGCCCGAAGCCCAGCTCGACCGTTTCATGCTGCATGTAAAAATCGACTTCCCGTCTCCTGAAGCCGAGCGCGAAGTGCTGAAAATCGTGCGCGGCGAAGCCATGGCGCAAACCGTGAAGTCATCCTTCCGCGTCTCGCAGCGGGAAATCTTCGACGCCCGACAGGCGGCGCTTAAAACCCACGTTTCCGATGCGCTCACCGACTATATCATTCAGTTGATCCAGGCGACCCGCCATCCGCAAATGTATGGTGACGACCTTGCCCATCAGATTTCCTACGGCGCGTCACCCCGCTCTACGATCGCTTTGGACCGTTGTGCGCGTGTTCATGCCTGGATGAATGGTGCGGATTTTGCGACCCCGTCTGATGTTCAGGCCGTGCTGCATGACGTGCTGCGTCACCGCATCATCTTGAGCTTTGAGGCAGAGGCGGAAGGCCGCACGGCAGACGCTTTCATCGATGCCCTGATCGACAGGGTTCCGGTTGCTTGA
- a CDS encoding DUF58 domain-containing protein encodes MTDHDLKGIVATLPELVRVRPQRGLTGFAPSGRVATHQWGVNRSVYRGSGMEFAESRLYQPGDDVKSIDWRVTARTGHAYTKLFQEERERPIVILTDMRAMMQFGTRSRFKANLAAEVAAMMAWTGHDDGDRVGGLVMTRDGLRDFRAARTRRSVLGLLEALSEETRLERPVGDETTLAHALRRLRHRNRPGTLAFVISDFSDFDDEAEKELRHLAVNAHVTNIQISDPFDAALPPRGGRLTDGEHALAVSALGGRKLERYAHDFEARRERLELVSRHHGMVCHFLQTSDDPSWILHPRLNRSMAA; translated from the coding sequence ATGACAGACCATGACCTTAAAGGCATTGTCGCGACCCTGCCCGAACTGGTGAGGGTGCGCCCCCAGCGCGGCCTCACCGGCTTTGCGCCGTCCGGCCGTGTCGCGACCCATCAATGGGGTGTCAACCGATCCGTTTACCGCGGAAGCGGCATGGAATTTGCCGAAAGCCGTCTTTATCAACCCGGCGACGACGTGAAATCCATCGACTGGCGCGTTACCGCACGAACGGGCCACGCCTATACCAAGCTCTTCCAGGAAGAGCGCGAACGGCCCATCGTCATTCTCACCGACATGCGCGCCATGATGCAGTTCGGCACACGAAGCCGTTTCAAGGCCAATCTGGCAGCCGAAGTGGCGGCCATGATGGCCTGGACCGGACACGATGATGGCGACCGTGTCGGCGGACTTGTCATGACGCGCGATGGTCTGCGGGACTTCCGTGCTGCAAGAACCCGGCGCTCTGTGCTTGGCCTTCTGGAAGCGCTTTCGGAAGAAACGCGGCTGGAACGTCCTGTAGGAGATGAGACAACGCTGGCGCATGCGCTGCGCCGTTTGCGTCACCGCAACCGTCCGGGAACGCTGGCCTTTGTGATCAGCGATTTTTCCGATTTCGACGACGAAGCGGAAAAAGAGCTTCGACATCTGGCCGTCAACGCCCATGTCACCAACATTCAAATCAGCGATCCTTTCGATGCCGCCCTGCCGCCGCGCGGCGGACGGCTGACTGATGGCGAACATGCCCTCGCCGTCTCCGCACTCGGCGGTCGCAAACTCGAGCGCTACGCGCATGATTTTGAAGCGCGACGGGAGCGGCTGGAACTGGTCAGCCGACACCACGGTATGGTCTGCCATTTCCTGCAGACATCCGATGACCCCTCCTGGATTCTTCATCCGCGTCTCAACCGGAGTATGGCAGCATGA
- a CDS encoding DUF4381 domain-containing protein translates to MSTELSPQMQAQLDQLRDIHLPQPIGWWPLAPGWWALIALVCLAIVAAIVWTWMRRRSARFIALRELEAINSEREDEFLTQLSSLLRRVARRRSAGADVLTGEAWSAFLMEGKDGMSRDSASLLATGPYGPPANQNFEPEALRAETATWIRRNG, encoded by the coding sequence ATGAGCACCGAACTCTCTCCTCAGATGCAGGCCCAGCTGGACCAGCTTCGCGATATTCACCTGCCGCAGCCCATTGGCTGGTGGCCGTTGGCACCTGGCTGGTGGGCCCTCATCGCCCTCGTTTGCTTGGCTATTGTGGCCGCTATCGTGTGGACCTGGATGCGCCGCCGCAGCGCCCGCTTTATCGCACTTCGCGAACTTGAAGCGATCAATTCGGAGAGGGAAGACGAGTTTCTCACGCAACTCTCCTCGCTGCTTCGCCGTGTTGCCCGCCGCCGCTCTGCCGGTGCCGATGTTTTAACCGGCGAGGCGTGGAGCGCGTTTCTGATGGAGGGAAAAGATGGGATGAGCCGCGATAGTGCGAGCCTTCTTGCGACCGGCCCCTACGGCCCGCCTGCCAACCAGAATTTTGAACCGGAGGCGTTGCGCGCCGAAACCGCCACCTGGATCAGGAGGAACGGATGA
- a CDS encoding VWA domain-containing protein: protein MITFLWPLAFLLLPVPFVLRYFMKPADKGLGGALKVPFFASLSRDIGGRSDRTSTSWWKLIATTLVWLLLVTALARPAYVGPEVPLPAEGRDIMMAIDLSGSMAEQDFAVGGRPSTRLDVVKDAADAFIEGRKGDRVGLVLFSNRAYLQAPLTFDREAVRHLLNQAEVGLTGKKTAIGDAIAVSLKRLKDRPAEGRVLVLLTDGANNEGQMDPIHAAELAKKLGIRIYTIGVGAGPMAVNTPMGRQMINPSADLDEGTLRKIADLTGGEYFRATDVNGLAQVYRAIDKLEPIGADPVHVRPEVALYFWPAGLALLIAALAVLFATAPALITQGPVYKGPVHKEA from the coding sequence ATGATTACCTTTCTCTGGCCTTTGGCCTTTCTTCTTTTGCCAGTGCCGTTCGTGCTGCGCTATTTCATGAAACCTGCAGACAAGGGCTTGGGCGGTGCGCTCAAAGTGCCGTTCTTTGCAAGCCTGTCGCGGGATATTGGAGGCCGCTCCGACCGGACGTCAACATCCTGGTGGAAGCTTATTGCCACCACGCTCGTCTGGCTTTTGCTGGTCACGGCTTTGGCCCGTCCGGCCTATGTTGGTCCGGAAGTGCCGCTGCCCGCTGAAGGTCGCGACATCATGATGGCGATTGACCTTTCCGGCTCCATGGCCGAGCAGGACTTCGCCGTTGGCGGCAGACCATCTACCCGTCTTGATGTGGTCAAGGATGCAGCCGATGCCTTTATCGAAGGCCGCAAGGGTGACCGCGTTGGTCTGGTGCTCTTTTCCAACCGCGCCTATCTGCAGGCCCCGCTCACCTTCGACCGAGAGGCAGTCCGCCATCTTCTCAACCAGGCTGAAGTCGGTCTGACCGGTAAGAAAACAGCCATTGGTGATGCCATTGCGGTGTCCCTGAAGCGCCTGAAAGATCGCCCGGCAGAAGGTCGCGTTCTGGTCCTGCTGACGGATGGTGCCAATAATGAGGGCCAGATGGACCCGATTCACGCTGCTGAACTGGCCAAGAAACTAGGTATCCGGATCTACACCATTGGTGTCGGCGCTGGCCCCATGGCCGTCAACACACCAATGGGCCGCCAGATGATCAATCCGTCAGCCGATCTCGACGAGGGCACCTTGCGCAAGATCGCAGACCTGACAGGCGGCGAATATTTCCGGGCAACCGATGTGAATGGTCTGGCTCAGGTCTACCGCGCCATCGACAAACTGGAGCCGATTGGTGCCGACCCGGTCCATGTGCGCCCTGAAGTCGCCCTTTATTTCTGGCCGGCGGGTCTGGCCTTGCTCATTGCAGCCCTTGCCGTGCTGTTCGCAACGGCTCCCGCCCTCATCACGCAAGGCCCCGTCTACAAGGGCCCCGTACACAAGGAAGCCTGA
- a CDS encoding tetratricopeptide repeat protein, with protein MHTDLFHFLRPEWFWALIPAGLLLWLVIRSSKSTTGGNWGKYVDAHLLRHLAISNTTAARASRFLPALAAAMSVVLVTALAGPTWQKAEVPSFTGGQPVVAVLSLAQSMNSDDLAPSRLRRAVHKLRDILARTEGDERALVIYSDIPFVAAPLTSDQKVISQMIPELSTNLMPVLGNRPDLAISEAVSVLERADATRGEIVLLADNAGNMAATEKAASEARKAGYTVSVLGVGTEKGATLQTASGRAITGRTGDKVTTSLDAKGLSVVAKAGGGDYSAVTANSADLDRILPKSDRIEAAGKTQDFQADSWVDMGYWLLLLPVLLLPLAFRRGLVFSIGLIACLNFVPGIATRPAHAGTWQDLWATSDQQGKAAFASGDYGAASGKFETPSWRGSAAYRAGDYKAAAQDFTSNAYNRGNALAKSGELEKAIGAYDQALASNPENADAKYNRDLVQKMLDEQKKQQEQEKKQQQQQQQQQQSGQNDKKDQQQQAGGSDQKDQQQQSGGDGQKQDQQQSQGQSGQQDQKDQQSGSKGQQQQQQQNAGGQQDQQQQASEGSQQQNGDQSGDQQKQDSGSQKDAGQQNASKGNQAQDQQSAEASKAGEEKSAQQKAEDQKAGAGEEQKQEAAASKPQSQKGGAKQAQDQTGQQEQAGEQDQAGSDGLAQEDRAAQEAAKARQQASASQNGREDEGQENPLSKMLSSVLGGNGDDAKGEQVEADIPGAPVVDQAVEQQLRKVPDDPSGLLRARIRQHYAELRAGTN; from the coding sequence ATGCACACCGATCTGTTCCACTTCCTGCGCCCGGAATGGTTCTGGGCGCTGATCCCGGCGGGCCTTCTCCTCTGGCTCGTCATTCGGTCCAGCAAGAGCACCACCGGCGGCAACTGGGGCAAATATGTGGATGCCCATTTGTTGCGGCATCTGGCCATCAGCAATACAACGGCTGCCCGCGCATCGCGCTTTCTGCCAGCCTTGGCAGCAGCCATGAGCGTTGTTCTGGTGACAGCACTTGCGGGACCAACCTGGCAGAAGGCCGAGGTTCCCTCCTTTACCGGCGGTCAGCCCGTGGTCGCTGTTCTCAGCTTGGCGCAGTCGATGAATTCAGATGATCTCGCGCCAAGCCGTCTGCGGCGTGCGGTGCACAAGCTGCGCGATATTCTGGCCCGCACGGAAGGTGATGAGCGCGCATTGGTGATCTATTCCGACATTCCCTTTGTCGCCGCACCGCTGACCAGCGACCAGAAGGTGATTTCGCAAATGATCCCGGAACTCTCCACCAACCTGATGCCCGTTCTGGGCAACCGGCCTGATCTTGCCATCTCCGAGGCGGTTTCCGTTCTCGAAAGAGCCGATGCAACGCGCGGTGAAATCGTTCTGCTTGCCGATAATGCAGGCAATATGGCTGCCACCGAAAAGGCCGCAAGTGAGGCACGCAAAGCCGGTTACACCGTCTCCGTTCTCGGTGTTGGTACCGAAAAGGGTGCAACCCTGCAAACCGCCAGCGGTCGGGCCATCACAGGTCGCACAGGCGATAAAGTAACAACATCGCTTGATGCCAAAGGTCTGAGCGTCGTTGCAAAAGCCGGTGGCGGCGACTATTCCGCCGTGACTGCAAACAGTGCCGACCTCGACCGCATTCTGCCGAAGTCTGACCGGATTGAAGCCGCTGGCAAGACACAGGACTTTCAGGCCGACAGCTGGGTCGATATGGGCTACTGGCTCCTGCTCCTGCCTGTGCTGCTTCTGCCGCTTGCCTTCCGGCGCGGTCTGGTCTTCAGCATCGGTCTGATTGCCTGCCTGAACTTTGTGCCCGGCATTGCAACCCGGCCCGCCCATGCGGGCACCTGGCAGGACCTTTGGGCAACGTCAGACCAGCAGGGCAAGGCTGCCTTTGCCTCGGGCGATTATGGCGCGGCATCCGGCAAGTTTGAGACACCCTCCTGGCGCGGCAGTGCCGCCTATCGGGCGGGTGACTATAAAGCTGCCGCTCAGGATTTTACCTCAAACGCCTACAATCGCGGCAATGCGCTGGCCAAATCCGGCGAGCTTGAAAAGGCAATTGGCGCATATGATCAGGCGCTCGCCAGCAATCCGGAAAATGCGGATGCAAAATACAACCGCGATCTGGTGCAGAAGATGCTCGACGAGCAGAAAAAGCAGCAGGAACAGGAGAAAAAACAGCAGCAGCAGCAACAGCAACAACAGCAGTCTGGCCAAAACGACAAGAAGGATCAGCAGCAGCAAGCAGGTGGTTCAGACCAAAAGGACCAACAGCAGCAGTCTGGTGGCGATGGCCAAAAGCAGGACCAGCAGCAATCTCAAGGCCAATCCGGCCAGCAGGATCAGAAAGATCAGCAGTCCGGTTCCAAGGGCCAGCAGCAACAGCAGCAACAAAATGCGGGTGGCCAGCAGGATCAGCAACAGCAGGCCTCTGAGGGGTCGCAGCAGCAGAATGGTGATCAATCTGGCGATCAGCAGAAGCAGGACAGCGGTTCGCAAAAGGATGCTGGTCAGCAAAATGCATCCAAGGGCAATCAAGCTCAGGACCAGCAATCGGCTGAGGCTTCAAAGGCTGGCGAAGAGAAGAGTGCTCAACAAAAGGCTGAGGATCAAAAGGCCGGCGCTGGCGAAGAGCAGAAGCAGGAAGCCGCTGCATCCAAGCCCCAGAGCCAGAAAGGCGGTGCTAAGCAGGCTCAGGACCAGACGGGTCAGCAAGAACAGGCTGGCGAGCAGGATCAAGCCGGTTCCGATGGGCTTGCCCAAGAGGACCGCGCGGCTCAAGAAGCTGCCAAGGCCCGTCAGCAGGCAAGCGCTTCGCAAAACGGTCGCGAAGACGAAGGCCAAGAGAATCCTCTGTCGAAAATGCTTTCCAGTGTGCTGGGCGGCAACGGCGATGACGCGAAAGGCGAACAGGTCGAGGCCGACATTCCCGGAGCTCCGGTGGTCGATCAGGCCGTCGAGCAGCAGCTTCGCAAAGTGCCCGACGACCCGTCCGGCCTGCTGCGCGCCCGCATCCGTCAACATTACGCCGAGCTTCGCGCTGGCACCAACTGA
- a CDS encoding BatD family protein, which produces MTFNMLKTTVSAAVLSLALAAPAFAAGLAAHVNSGTVAERDAFQLTLTAKGQVGAAPDLAPLQKDFDILGTSQSSSTQIINGQRSQSVSWIVSLSPKTKGTLEIPSISAGSLSSAPVDIKVVDASAMPKAVGASGIDVTAKLDDGNPFLFQETPLTVRIETSAPIKSAELIAPQSSAFELVQHGEDRVSQATRNGQTVNVIERTYMLKPQEEGAIEIRPFVLRGSVEDPNAQARNPFAGMGFRGFPGFGSSMFNDMFDTGKPFAVRSDPIKLTVRADPNAGSGQQHWFLPAKNVKLKAEWTPAHPAFKEGEAVSRRVSLLALGASAVQLPDLSFENTNGARIYLDDVQTGEDQTADGTIARKDFLLSVVPTHGGEITLPEIKVNWTDSVSGEAKTATLPSEVIKAEGTIPPANPSAAATPKTAPAAPAVQETQAQPESSEPLPVYLLGGLGAAAVLAALGGAVLYFRRKQRPVETARKPVAANTAKQEPRPDTQSERRKHLAQALTKAKSGDLRGCYGSVIAWRRLAGGEEAMTDAARETIAGLEKAAFAPAAKSTEGQARNWLNTLATEDRKIGSKQSETSSKLPSLYPAT; this is translated from the coding sequence ATGACTTTCAATATGCTCAAGACCACCGTCAGCGCCGCTGTTCTTTCCCTCGCGCTTGCAGCGCCCGCCTTTGCCGCGGGGCTGGCTGCCCACGTGAACAGTGGCACGGTTGCTGAAAGGGATGCTTTTCAGCTGACGCTTACGGCCAAAGGCCAGGTGGGTGCCGCCCCGGATCTTGCACCGTTGCAGAAGGATTTTGATATCCTCGGCACGTCGCAATCCTCGTCGACGCAAATCATCAACGGACAACGTTCGCAAAGTGTCAGCTGGATTGTGTCCCTGTCGCCGAAGACCAAGGGCACGCTTGAAATCCCCTCCATCAGTGCGGGAAGCCTGAGCAGCGCGCCTGTCGACATCAAGGTTGTGGATGCAAGCGCGATGCCCAAAGCGGTGGGCGCCTCCGGCATCGATGTGACGGCAAAGCTTGATGATGGCAATCCGTTCCTCTTTCAGGAAACACCGCTCACTGTGCGCATCGAGACCAGTGCGCCCATCAAGAGTGCTGAACTGATCGCGCCGCAATCGAGTGCCTTCGAACTCGTTCAGCATGGTGAAGATCGGGTGAGCCAGGCGACCCGCAACGGACAGACGGTCAACGTGATTGAGCGCACCTATATGCTCAAACCCCAGGAAGAAGGCGCGATTGAAATACGGCCCTTCGTGCTGCGCGGCTCTGTTGAGGATCCCAATGCGCAGGCGCGTAACCCCTTCGCGGGCATGGGCTTTAGGGGTTTCCCAGGCTTCGGCTCATCCATGTTTAACGACATGTTTGATACCGGCAAACCGTTTGCCGTTCGCTCCGACCCGATCAAATTGACCGTGCGCGCCGACCCCAATGCAGGCTCCGGACAGCAACATTGGTTCTTGCCCGCCAAGAACGTCAAGCTGAAGGCCGAATGGACCCCTGCCCACCCGGCATTCAAGGAAGGGGAAGCAGTAAGCCGCCGCGTCAGCCTTTTGGCGCTTGGCGCAAGCGCGGTTCAGCTGCCTGACCTCTCCTTTGAAAACACCAATGGTGCGCGGATTTATCTTGATGACGTGCAGACGGGTGAGGACCAGACCGCTGATGGCACGATTGCCAGAAAGGATTTCCTGCTCTCCGTGGTGCCAACCCACGGTGGCGAAATCACGCTGCCGGAAATCAAGGTGAACTGGACCGACAGTGTCTCCGGTGAGGCCAAGACAGCGACCCTGCCAAGCGAGGTCATCAAGGCTGAAGGAACCATACCGCCAGCCAACCCATCTGCAGCAGCCACACCGAAGACAGCGCCCGCCGCCCCGGCCGTGCAGGAGACGCAGGCGCAGCCGGAATCGAGTGAACCCTTGCCCGTCTATCTGCTTGGCGGTCTGGGTGCGGCTGCGGTTCTGGCCGCGCTCGGCGGTGCGGTCCTCTATTTCAGACGCAAGCAGCGCCCTGTTGAAACGGCCCGCAAACCTGTGGCTGCCAACACAGCGAAGCAAGAGCCACGCCCGGATACGCAGTCTGAACGCCGCAAACACCTGGCACAGGCCCTCACCAAGGCAAAATCCGGCGACCTTCGCGGATGCTACGGCAGTGTTATCGCTTGGCGCCGACTGGCTGGTGGCGAAGAGGCCATGACCGATGCTGCCAGAGAGACGATTGCGGGTCTCGAAAAAGCAGCCTTCGCCCCTGCAGCAAAAAGCACAGAAGGGCAGGCCCGCAACTGGCTCAACACGCTCGCAACAGAAGATCGCAAGATCGGTTCGAAGCAAAGCGAGACATCGTCAAAGCTACCCTCGCTCTATCCCGCGACCTGA
- the mprF gene encoding bifunctional lysylphosphatidylglycerol flippase/synthetase MprF, translating to MGIQLIKKYGPLVAALVLFGLGAFAVYKMLHGISITDVIIHIKATPPVSLALAIAATAFGYMALVGYDWSALRFIGRNIKISTVALGSFTAFALSNSIGLAIVSGGAVRYRFYRGLRLSVGDIAAVSTYCAVAFGFGVTIIGFAGLAWIPDALSSFVPLSELSLRILSLVVLVVVIGFVSCASLLQRPIGLGPFKLVVPGPREVVLQLVFTLADILLAAATLYVLLPSATAATISYPEFVPIFIIAVIAGILSHVPGGIGIFEAVILGAISFGTDHTAAVAAALFTYRVIYYFLPLVLGVAILVVLELRNNSKFLRIPSSAIPGSVKAASALSYLIPGIMASLTFIAGAALVLNGMVPIPTSILNELKPAVPVGLFEAYNVVMGIAGGALIVVANGLREQSRSALYVVLAIIAVAIIALILQQLDLNLAFGLFVLAAILWFSRARFDNVAPLSIGKKPFISIALWAAFALSVVLFFQFAHQDANYYHARWWQFAFDANMPRSLRIAGVSISLSLLLLLFLALRPKVGAPMVEADLDTEKLRAIIANQENADANFALTGDKSFLLSANHNAFVMYGHHGRSFVALGPPVGRDRDDAVDLIDAFIEAADDANCRPAFYQIPGSDLSLFVDAGFVPSKLGEEAVVDLTSFSLEGHEPRKLRQAHNRALRDNSTLEILNPPYSADQIKELNAISDEWLREKKSREKNFSLGKFDEAYLQNFRIAVVKADNQIVAFANIFETDVKETVTIDLMRHSSTAPSGTMDFLFVALMLALKDEGFRHFSLGMAPLTGLDTSKHPRLWDKIAGSVSRFGGRFYNFEGLRDYKDKFHPEWRSKYLMTWGGMDPLLVASDVNALVSGGLRGAVMRDKKAAPDA from the coding sequence ATGGGAATTCAACTTATTAAGAAATATGGGCCACTGGTTGCCGCATTGGTCCTCTTTGGTCTGGGCGCATTTGCAGTTTACAAAATGCTTCACGGCATTTCGATTACGGATGTCATAATCCACATCAAGGCGACGCCTCCGGTTTCTCTAGCGCTTGCAATCGCTGCCACTGCCTTCGGCTACATGGCACTTGTCGGGTATGACTGGTCCGCCTTGCGATTTATCGGCAGAAATATCAAAATATCGACCGTTGCACTGGGCTCATTCACGGCCTTTGCCTTGAGCAATTCGATCGGATTGGCGATCGTGTCGGGCGGTGCTGTCAGATACCGGTTTTACCGGGGCCTGCGCCTTTCTGTCGGTGATATTGCTGCCGTATCTACCTATTGCGCCGTAGCCTTTGGATTTGGGGTCACGATCATTGGTTTTGCAGGCCTTGCCTGGATACCTGATGCACTCAGCAGCTTTGTTCCTCTTTCTGAGTTGAGCCTTCGAATATTGTCTCTTGTCGTGCTGGTCGTCGTGATTGGCTTTGTCTCATGTGCCTCTTTGCTGCAACGCCCCATCGGATTGGGACCTTTCAAGCTTGTTGTACCGGGGCCGCGCGAGGTTGTCCTTCAGCTTGTCTTTACGCTTGCAGACATTTTGCTGGCAGCAGCCACACTTTACGTTTTGCTCCCGTCTGCAACAGCAGCGACGATCTCTTATCCTGAATTTGTTCCCATTTTCATTATTGCAGTCATCGCTGGTATATTGAGCCACGTGCCGGGCGGTATCGGAATTTTCGAAGCGGTTATTCTGGGCGCAATCTCCTTTGGGACTGATCATACCGCAGCCGTCGCAGCGGCCCTTTTTACCTACCGCGTCATCTACTATTTTCTGCCACTTGTCCTCGGTGTCGCCATCCTTGTGGTCCTGGAACTTCGCAACAATTCGAAGTTTTTGCGTATTCCATCAAGTGCCATTCCTGGCTCGGTAAAAGCGGCTTCCGCTCTCTCTTACCTCATACCGGGGATTATGGCGTCGTTGACCTTCATTGCTGGCGCAGCCCTTGTGCTGAATGGCATGGTCCCGATACCAACGTCCATTCTGAACGAGTTGAAACCTGCAGTGCCAGTTGGCCTTTTTGAGGCGTACAACGTGGTTATGGGGATTGCAGGCGGCGCGCTGATCGTCGTCGCCAACGGTTTGCGGGAACAATCACGCAGCGCACTTTATGTTGTTCTGGCCATCATAGCCGTGGCCATCATAGCGCTAATCTTGCAGCAGCTCGATTTGAACCTTGCTTTTGGCCTTTTTGTTCTGGCAGCCATTCTCTGGTTTTCAAGAGCGCGGTTCGACAATGTGGCGCCACTTTCCATCGGCAAAAAACCCTTTATTTCCATAGCGCTATGGGCGGCATTTGCACTCAGTGTCGTGCTGTTCTTCCAGTTTGCCCATCAGGATGCCAACTACTATCACGCGCGCTGGTGGCAATTCGCATTTGACGCCAATATGCCGCGTTCACTACGCATCGCAGGGGTGAGTATTTCCCTGTCTCTGCTCCTGTTGTTATTCCTCGCCCTTCGGCCAAAAGTCGGCGCACCCATGGTGGAGGCGGATCTGGACACGGAAAAACTGCGCGCCATCATTGCAAATCAGGAAAATGCCGACGCGAATTTTGCTCTGACCGGCGACAAATCCTTCCTTTTGTCGGCAAACCACAATGCCTTCGTCATGTATGGCCATCATGGGCGTAGCTTTGTCGCGCTCGGCCCGCCCGTCGGCAGGGATCGCGATGACGCGGTCGACTTGATTGATGCATTTATTGAAGCCGCAGACGATGCCAATTGTCGCCCGGCCTTCTATCAAATTCCCGGCTCAGACCTTTCGCTCTTCGTCGATGCGGGCTTTGTGCCAAGCAAGCTTGGAGAGGAGGCCGTCGTCGATCTCACGTCATTCTCTCTGGAGGGTCATGAACCACGGAAGCTGCGACAAGCGCATAATCGTGCCTTGCGTGATAATTCCACTCTCGAAATTCTTAACCCCCCGTATTCCGCCGACCAGATCAAGGAATTGAATGCAATCTCCGATGAATGGCTCAGAGAAAAGAAGTCGCGGGAAAAGAATTTCTCACTCGGAAAATTCGATGAAGCCTACCTTCAGAATTTCCGGATTGCCGTGGTCAAGGCGGACAACCAGATCGTTGCCTTCGCCAACATTTTCGAAACCGACGTCAAGGAGACCGTGACCATCGATCTGATGCGTCATTCTTCTACGGCACCGTCTGGCACCATGGACTTTCTTTTCGTCGCTCTCATGCTTGCACTAAAAGACGAAGGCTTTCGCCACTTCTCGCTTGGAATGGCGCCACTGACGGGCCTTGATACAAGCAAACACCCGCGCCTTTGGGACAAAATTGCCGGCTCCGTTTCGCGCTTTGGCGGACGGTTTTACAATTTCGAGGGCCTGCGCGACTACAAGGACAAATTCCATCCCGAATGGCGCTCGAAATATCTGATGACCTGGGGCGGCATGGATCCGCTTCTCGTGGCAAGCGATGTGAATGCGCTGGTGAGCGGTGGCCTTCGTGGCGCTGTGATGCGCGACAAGAAGGCGGCGCCAGACGCCTGA